The genome window AAAGAGCCTGGCATACCGCCTGACCTATCAAGCCCTGGATCGCACGCTGACCGACAAGGATGCCGCTTCCATCCGCCAGCGCATCATCCGCCGGCTGGAGCAGGAACTGGGCGCCAGGATTCGGAGTTAAATTGAACGACCAAGACCTTCTGGCATATAACCGCTGGGCATGGAATCGTCAGGTGGAACAGGGAAACCGCTGGACGATTCCGGTCTCGCATGAACAGGTGGAAGCCGCCCGCCGGGGAGAGTGGGAGATTTACCTGACCCCAACCATCCCCGTACCCCGGGGGTGGTTTCCGCCACCCGGAGCGGAGATTCTCTGTCTGGCTTCCGGCGGTGGACAGCAGGGACCTTTGCTTGCCGCGGCAGGCTACCAGGTGACCGTGTTCGACCTTTCGGACGCGCAGTTAGCACGCGACCGCGAAGTGGCTGAACGGGAAGGGTTGCACATCCGCCTGGTACAGGGCGACATGCGCGACCTCTCGGCATTTGCCGATGAATCCTTCGACTGCATCGTCCATCCGGTATCCAACTGCTTTTGCCCGGAAGTGCGCCCGGTGTGGCGCGAGGCATACCGCGTCCTGCGGCGCGGCGGCAGTTTGCTGGCGGGTTTTAACAACCCGGCAATTTATCTTTTCGATGCCAGCATCCTTTGGGAACAGCGCCGTCTGGAAGTGCGCTGGAAACTGCCCTACGACGACCTGCACGGTCTGACCGAAGCACAAAAGCAGGAATGCCGTGAAAAGGGCATTCCGCTGGAGTTCAGCCACACCTATAACGATCAGATTGGCGGTCAACTGGAAGCCGGTTTTGTCCTGAC of Anaerolinea thermophila UNI-1 contains these proteins:
- a CDS encoding class I SAM-dependent methyltransferase translates to MNDQDLLAYNRWAWNRQVEQGNRWTIPVSHEQVEAARRGEWEIYLTPTIPVPRGWFPPPGAEILCLASGGGQQGPLLAAAGYQVTVFDLSDAQLARDREVAEREGLHIRLVQGDMRDLSAFADESFDCIVHPVSNCFCPEVRPVWREAYRVLRRGGSLLAGFNNPAIYLFDASILWEQRRLEVRWKLPYDDLHGLTEAQKQECREKGIPLEFSHTYNDQIGGQLEAGFVLTGFYEDRNPPGEEVLSEYLPFYFATRAAKLQ